Genomic window (Fluviispira vulneris):
AAGCCACCATCTGTGAGAAATAACTCATTGTAGTTTCGCCAGAATAGGCTTGCCAATTCGTATTTGTTAAAAAACTCACAGAGGTGTTGATTGCTAGATCCGTTGGTAGTCCAGGAAAGTTTTGTGGGTTAAGTGGCAAAATATGTTGGAATTTCAAGATTAAAAATGTGATCGAAAATAATAGAATGCTAAATAGAATGACATCAAATGTATATTTCTGCCAGGTTTGATTTTCACCTACATCAACTTTTGCAATTTTATAAATTTGTTTTTCTATTGGATAAAAAATGAAATGGATAAATGTTTTCTCCCCTAGCATAATTTTTTTGATAAAAGTACCCAGTGGGTAAGAAAGAATAAATAAGACAATCATAAAGAAGAATAAGAGAAAAAAATCTTGAGCATTCATAAATTAAAAATCCTCAAATTATTTAAAAGAATAATTTGAGGATTTATACATTTGAAAAAAAAAATTCTCAATAGTTGAATACTTTAATTATAATAAATAGAAATAAGACCTTCTTATAGATTGTGAATTTTTAAAACCTTCGTGTTAATATAATAATATAGAATATGCTGCTCTAAAATTGCGCAGTGAACGGAGTCTAAAATGAACGAAACACAATTGAGCGATAAAAACTTTTACCCAAGTAAAATCAACTTAATAGACGATAATAATCAAGAAAACATGGAGAGCTTCACGATCAGCGTTGAAGAAGCCGCAAAAATACTCGGGGTCAACCGCTCTCGTTTGTCACAATTGACCAGTAAAGGTGTCTTTCCATATGAAAAAAGAAAAATTGAGACAAGAAATCGACTGTTCTATCGATTAAACGATCTCTTGCAACACCAAAGAGCTCAAATGCTTGGTAATGCCTATGAGTTTATTCAAACCCACAATGCAGAAAATACTTTTCGATCACCTTCTATGCGCGAGATAAATATTGATTTGTTACAGGAAAACTTAGAACAAGAAAAAAAACAACTTCGTATTCCCTATAAACACAGTAAAAAAAATCAAACTCTCCTTAAGTCATGTGCCACCGCGTTATTCGAGCAAGAGAAAAAATTAGAGAATGATAAAAAAATATTGGCGGATATTGAGTCTATAAAACAAAAGATGTTTGCGCACGAAGAGAATCTATCTAGTCAAAATGAGTTTTTCAAAAAAGAAGAATTTAAAAAACAGCAGGAAATAAGAGAAAATAATTACTCAATAAATAAACTTAAATATGCTATTTTTACACTTCAAAATAAATTAACAGAAATATCTCAAGAAAATAATGAATTAAAAGAACTATTGAAAAAAAATATGATAAACATACAGAAATCTAAAAATTGGTCACAAAAAAAACCAAAATACAGAGTTTCTCGTTCAACAACGTGTCGCTAAATACAATTGAGTGCCCATTTGCCGAACAAGCTCAAGCTGCTGCCCTGTAAAATTGATATGCGCTGTCTGTAAAAGAACAATCTTTTCAGTTAACTGTCGAACGTCGATATTTTGATTCGCAATATTTGATAATTTAAGTGCAACTTCTTTACAACTTTCAGCCATTTCACGATCACTGACAAATATCTCTTCGACAGTTTGACCAATATTGAGTTTATTTATATTCTGTAAATCAAAATTGATTTCAGCACTGAGCATTCTTAAAATAAGTGAGTCTAAGTGATCTGAAACATCCTCTCGATGAGAAGAGATTTTATCAAATAATTTCTGATACCCCCACAGTTTACAAGTATTTCTATGCACACGTAATTGCTGCAATATAGTCGCATGCACTTGCACAAGAGCAGCCAAACCCATAGCCAACTCACCGGTGATTTTCATAACTTTATACTCCAAAAAGATTACTATACCTATTTGTGCGACTTAATCACTCTATCACACAGAAAAAAAGCCACATACAATTTTAGATTGCATGTGGCTTAAATTTAGAAAGACAGAGAGAATTATTTGTTCTCAGCAGCTCTCTTTGCTTTGTATTTAGCAACCATATCTTCTTGAACGTTGCGTGGAACAGCAGCGTACTTAGCAAATTCCATAGAGAATTCGCCTTTTCCTTGAGTTCCTGAACGTAAGTCAGTTGAAAAACCAAACATTTCTGTGAGTGGAACTTCAGCTTCGATTTGGCAATAACCACCATTTCCAGCAGTTCCCATGATAACACCACGACGTTG
Coding sequences:
- a CDS encoding helix-turn-helix domain-containing protein, translating into MNETQLSDKNFYPSKINLIDDNNQENMESFTISVEEAAKILGVNRSRLSQLTSKGVFPYEKRKIETRNRLFYRLNDLLQHQRAQMLGNAYEFIQTHNAENTFRSPSMREINIDLLQENLEQEKKQLRIPYKHSKKNQTLLKSCATALFEQEKKLENDKKILADIESIKQKMFAHEENLSSQNEFFKKEEFKKQQEIRENNYSINKLKYAIFTLQNKLTEISQENNELKELLKKNMINIQKSKNWSQKKPKYRVSRSTTCR
- a CDS encoding ferritin-like domain-containing protein, encoding MKITGELAMGLAALVQVHATILQQLRVHRNTCKLWGYQKLFDKISSHREDVSDHLDSLILRMLSAEINFDLQNINKLNIGQTVEEIFVSDREMAESCKEVALKLSNIANQNIDVRQLTEKIVLLQTAHINFTGQQLELVRQMGTQLYLATRC